The Gymnogyps californianus isolate 813 chromosome Z, ASM1813914v2, whole genome shotgun sequence genome has a window encoding:
- the SH3GL2 gene encoding endophilin-A1 isoform X1, translated as MERKVDVTSRAVMEIMAKTIEYLQPNPASRAKLSMINTMSKIRGQEKGPGYPQAEALLADAMLKFGRELGEECNFGPALADVGEAMKELSEVKDSLDMEVKQNFIDPLQNLHDKDLREIQHHLKKMEGRRLDFDYKKKRQGKLPDEELRQALEKFDESKEIAESSMFNLLEMDIEQVSQLSALVQAQLEYHKQATQILQRVTSKLEDRIKEASSQPRREYQPKPRMSLDFTSGDNTQHNGGISHATTPKPSGVHMDQPCCRALYDFEPENEGELGFKEGDIITLTNQIDENWYEGMLHGQSGFFPINYVDILVPLPN; from the exons atggaaagg AAAGTGGATGTTACCAGCAGGGCAGTTATGGAAATAATGGCAAAGACAATAGAGTATCTTCAGCCCAATCCAG CTTCCAGAGCTAAACTCAGCATGATCAACACTATGTCAAAAATTCGAGGCCAGGAAAAGGGACCAGGTTACCCTCAGGCTGAAGCCTTGCTGGCAGATGCAATGCTGAAATTTGGCCGAGAACTTGGAGAAGAATGCAACTTTG gacCAGCACTTGCAGATGTGGGAGAAGCTATGAAGGAGCTTTCTGAGGTCAAGGACTCTTTAGACATGGAAGTGAAACAAAACTTCATTGACCCACTTCAGAATCTCCATGACAAAGATCTGAGAGAAATACAG caTCACCTAAAGAAAATGGAGGGTCGACGCCTGGATTTtgattacaaaaagaaaagacagggcAAGCTTCCTGATGAAGAACTTCGCCAAGCTCTGGAGAAATTTGACGAATCAAAAGAAATTGCTGAGTCAAGCATGTTCAACCTTCTGGAGATGGAT ATTGAACAAGTGAGCCAGCTTTCTGCTCTTGTACAAGCCCAGCTGGAGTACCACAAGCAGGCCACACAGATCCTACAGCGAGTTACTTCTAAGCTGGAAGATAG AATAAAAGAGGCATCATCTCAGCCCAGGAGAGAATACCAGCCCAAACCCCGTATGAGCCTGGATTTCACATCTGGTGACAATACTCAGCACAATGGAGGAATATCCCATGCCACCACACCCAAACCGTCAG GTGTTCACATGGATCAGCCATGCTGCCGAGCTCTGTATGACTTTGAACCAGAAAATGAAGGGGAGCTGGGATTTAAAGAGGGTGATATCATTACCCTCACTAACCAGATTGATGAGAATTGGTATGAGGGGATGCTTCATGGCCAGTCAGGTTTCTTCCCCATCAATTATGTCGATATTCTAGTTCCATTACCCAATTAG
- the SH3GL2 gene encoding endophilin-A1 isoform X2, with product MERKVDVTSRAVMEIMAKTIEYLQPNPASRAKLSMINTMSKIRGQEKGPGYPQAEALLADAMLKFGRELGEECNFGPALADVGEAMKELSEVKDSLDMEVKQNFIDPLQNLHDKDLREIQHHLKKMEGRRLDFDYKKKRQGKLPDEELRQALEKFDESKEIAESSMFNLLEMDIEQVSQLSALVQAQLEYHKQATQILQRVTSKLEDRIKEASSQPRREYQPKPRMSLDFTSGDNTQHNGGISHATTPKPSGNGVHMDQPCCRALYDFEPENEGELGFKEGDIITLTNQIDENWYEGMLHGQSGFFPINYVDILVPLPN from the exons atggaaagg AAAGTGGATGTTACCAGCAGGGCAGTTATGGAAATAATGGCAAAGACAATAGAGTATCTTCAGCCCAATCCAG CTTCCAGAGCTAAACTCAGCATGATCAACACTATGTCAAAAATTCGAGGCCAGGAAAAGGGACCAGGTTACCCTCAGGCTGAAGCCTTGCTGGCAGATGCAATGCTGAAATTTGGCCGAGAACTTGGAGAAGAATGCAACTTTG gacCAGCACTTGCAGATGTGGGAGAAGCTATGAAGGAGCTTTCTGAGGTCAAGGACTCTTTAGACATGGAAGTGAAACAAAACTTCATTGACCCACTTCAGAATCTCCATGACAAAGATCTGAGAGAAATACAG caTCACCTAAAGAAAATGGAGGGTCGACGCCTGGATTTtgattacaaaaagaaaagacagggcAAGCTTCCTGATGAAGAACTTCGCCAAGCTCTGGAGAAATTTGACGAATCAAAAGAAATTGCTGAGTCAAGCATGTTCAACCTTCTGGAGATGGAT ATTGAACAAGTGAGCCAGCTTTCTGCTCTTGTACAAGCCCAGCTGGAGTACCACAAGCAGGCCACACAGATCCTACAGCGAGTTACTTCTAAGCTGGAAGATAG AATAAAAGAGGCATCATCTCAGCCCAGGAGAGAATACCAGCCCAAACCCCGTATGAGCCTGGATTTCACATCTGGTGACAATACTCAGCACAATGGAGGAATATCCCATGCCACCACACCCAAACCGTCAGGTAATG GTGTTCACATGGATCAGCCATGCTGCCGAGCTCTGTATGACTTTGAACCAGAAAATGAAGGGGAGCTGGGATTTAAAGAGGGTGATATCATTACCCTCACTAACCAGATTGATGAGAATTGGTATGAGGGGATGCTTCATGGCCAGTCAGGTTTCTTCCCCATCAATTATGTCGATATTCTAGTTCCATTACCCAATTAG